A window from Kovacikia minuta CCNUW1 encodes these proteins:
- a CDS encoding phospholipase D-like domain-containing protein, with the protein MSCREDLGADLTDLFNYLTGYSRQHVYRKLLVAPVNLRDRMITLIRRETEYAREGYHARIVAKMNALVDPTIISTLYEASQAGVQIDLIIRGMCCLRPQLSGISENIRVISIVGRFLEHSRIFYFHNRGQEEVFIGSADWMPRNLDRRVEAVVQIEDMTIAKDLEEALGVMLADNRQAWDLQPDGRYIQRRPATDNPEQSSQRILMEMAHE; encoded by the coding sequence ATGAGTTGCCGAGAAGACCTGGGAGCAGACTTAACCGATTTGTTTAACTACCTGACAGGCTACTCGCGGCAGCATGTCTATCGCAAACTGTTAGTTGCTCCAGTAAACTTACGCGATCGGATGATCACATTAATTCGTCGGGAAACAGAATATGCCAGGGAGGGCTATCATGCCCGCATCGTTGCCAAAATGAATGCCCTTGTCGATCCCACCATTATTTCCACTCTTTATGAAGCTTCTCAAGCAGGCGTACAAATCGACTTAATTATTCGTGGCATGTGCTGCCTCCGACCTCAACTAAGTGGGATCAGTGAAAATATTCGGGTAATTAGCATTGTCGGGCGGTTTCTAGAACATTCCCGCATCTTCTACTTCCACAACCGAGGACAGGAAGAAGTTTTTATCGGCAGTGCCGATTGGATGCCGCGCAATTTAGACCGACGAGTGGAAGCCGTTGTCCAGATCGAGGATATGACGATCGCCAAAGACTTAGAAGAAGCGCTCGGCGTCATGCTAGCAGACAATCGCCAAGCTTGGGACCTACAACCCGATGGACGTTACATCCAGCGCCGTCCCGCAACAGATAATCCCGAACAGAGTTCCCAGCGAATCCTTATGGAAATGGCACACGAATAA
- a CDS encoding DUF4079 domain-containing protein, with the protein MVGFQDFLGLLHPMLAVVVVFPLIGIVVRLAVQTRQRRLEVDAEGKSKIPPVVGKEHVQIGRWLSGSVVGIALLGMAYPIFSKMVEKQIWAAEPFRFFFIVAIYIATIASLVILYNARPKIWRAIFATLTGMGVIILGFQPEVFRRNDEWYVSHFYYGMIATMLMIFSLAIIQEIYQDRQNRWRTVHIILNSIALLFFIGQGITGTRDLLEIPLSWQEPYVYQCDFVNKKCPEPAPK; encoded by the coding sequence ATGGTCGGTTTTCAAGACTTCCTCGGCTTACTGCATCCAATGCTTGCGGTTGTCGTCGTTTTTCCGCTGATTGGAATTGTGGTGAGATTAGCAGTACAGACCCGTCAACGGCGATTGGAGGTTGATGCAGAAGGTAAGAGCAAGATTCCTCCGGTCGTAGGGAAGGAGCATGTGCAAATAGGGCGGTGGCTAAGCGGCTCAGTGGTGGGCATTGCGCTGTTGGGAATGGCATACCCAATCTTTTCAAAAATGGTAGAAAAACAGATATGGGCAGCAGAGCCATTTCGTTTTTTCTTTATAGTTGCTATCTACATTGCCACGATCGCCTCCTTAGTCATCCTCTACAACGCCAGACCAAAGATTTGGCGAGCAATTTTTGCAACTTTAACAGGTATGGGCGTGATTATCCTGGGTTTCCAACCAGAAGTCTTTCGTCGCAATGATGAGTGGTATGTTTCACACTTTTACTACGGCATGATTGCAACCATGCTGATGATCTTCTCCCTCGCCATCATTCAGGAGATCTATCAGGATCGCCAAAACCGCTGGCGTACAGTCCATATCATTCTTAACTCGATCGCATTATTGTTCTTTATTGGGCAAGGGATCACCGGCACTCGCGATTTGCTCGAAATTCCCTTGAGTTGGCAAGAACCCTACGTGTACCAATGCGATTTTGTCAACAAGAAATGCCCTGAACCTGCACCTAAATAA